One stretch of Zerene cesonia ecotype Mississippi chromosome 20, Zerene_cesonia_1.1, whole genome shotgun sequence DNA includes these proteins:
- the LOC119834761 gene encoding ero1-like protein isoform X1 produces MDRKNLCVVFIIFAVAIVQAVGFDTELFETIPCDSNACFDSLHGALGDCSCNVDTIDYFNNVKIFPRIQSLVSKDYFRFYKVNLKKDCPFWADDSRCAMKYCHIKTCSKESVPGFDGYENEYLEESPVLKYTQGAQSPCNGDSDHDPDLGYLNLTISAASQFEIAKWKAYDDSLDNFCQCDDKDAEAEYVDLSLNPERYTGYKGPSAHRIWRSIYQENCFRPKSNPYESFPYVLSSDLGNMCLEERVFYRAVSGLHASINIHLCSKYLLSEKKLGFAAPPDGEWGPNLEEFQRRFDPSQTHGEGPNWLKNLYFVYLLEMRALAKAGPYLEREDYFTGNPVEDEETRGAIRNMLGVIYSFPDHFNESLMFNGSQAARLKADFRQHFLNISRIMDCVGCDKCKLWGKLQTQGLGTALKILFSGRWDGENEPERGTLTLRHKSQKRLQRTEIVALFNAFARLSNSIRELENFRIMLSGHREDTKANIFAGDGKKIDVRNDKCSSAGTKPRIWS; encoded by the exons atggatCGAAAAAATTTGTGcgttgtgtttattatttttgctgTAGCGATAGTTCAAGCGGTGGGTTTCGACACGGAACTATTTGAAACGATTCCTTGTGATAGCAATGCATGTTTTGACTCGCTTCATGGAGCTCTCGGAGATTGTTCATGTAACGTCGACACGAttgattatttcaataacgtGAAAATATTCCCTCGCATCCAGAGCCTGGTAAGCAAAGACTACTTTCGATTTTACAaagttaatttgaaaaaagatTGTCCATTTTGGGCTGACGACAGCAGATGTGCTATGAAGTACTGTCACATCAAGACTTGTTCAAAAGAAAGTGTGCCAGGATTTGATGGATATGAGAATGAATATTTGGAAGAATCACCTGTGTTGAAGTACACTCAAGGGGCTCAGTCGCCGTGCAACGGGGACTCAGACCATGACCCAGACCTgggatatttaaatttaactataaGTGCTGCAAGTCAATTTGAAATTGCTAAGTGGAAAGCCTATGATGATTCCCTTGACAATTTCTGTCAGTGTGATGATAAAGATGCGGAAGCAGAGTATGTGGATCTATCACTAAACCCTGAGAGGTACACGGGCTACAAAGGACCATCTGCTCATCGTATATGGAGAAGCATTTATCAAGAAAACTGTTTCCGTCCAAAATCTAATCCATATGAATCTTTCCCATATGTCTTAAGTTCAGATTTGGGTAACATGTGTTTGGAAGAGAGAGTGTTTTATAGAGCTGTGTCTGGGCTGCACGCTAGCATTAATATCCACTTGTGTTCAAAGTATTTGCTGTCAGAAAAGAAACTTGGATTTGCTGCACCACCTGATGGTGAATGGGGTCCGAATCTAGAGGAATTTCAGCGCCGATTTGATCCATCTCAGACCCATGGCGAAGGGCCTAACTGGCTAAAGAACTTATACTTTGTATATCTATTGGAAATGAGAGCACTAGCCAAAGCAGGTCCATATTTGGAGCGTGAAGACTATTTCACCGGCAATCCAGTGGAAGATGAAGAAACAAGAGGTGCTATCAGAAATATGCTGGGAGTTATATATTCCTTCCCTGACCATTTCAATGAGTCACTGATGTTCAATGGGAGTCAAGCTGCCAGACTTAAGGCAGACTTTAGACAGCACTTCTTAAATATTTCCAGAATAATGGATTGTGTTGGTTGCGATAAGTGCAAGCTATGGGGGAAACTGCAAACGCAGGGGTTGGGAACGGCGTTGAAGATCCTTTTTTCAGGGCGTTGGGACGGTGAAAATGAGCCGGAGCGTGGGACTTTGACCCTGAGACATAAGTCACAGAAGCGTCTGCAGAGAACCGAAATTGTGGCGCTGTTTAATGCATTTGCGAGACTGTCAAATAGTATCAGAGAGCTGGAGAATTTCAGGATCATGTTGAG CGGCCACAGAGAAGACACGAAGGCTAACATTTTCGCGGGAGATGGAAAGAAGATTGACGTCAGGAATGATAAATGTTCTTCAGCCGGCACTAAACCTAGGATCTGGAGTTAG
- the LOC119834761 gene encoding ero1-like protein isoform X2, which produces MDRKNLCVVFIIFAVAIVQAVGFDTELFETIPCDSNACFDSLHGALGDCSCNVDTIDYFNNVKIFPRIQSLVSKDYFRFYKVNLKKDCPFWADDSRCAMKYCHIKTCSKESVPGFDGYENEYLEESPVLKYTQGAQSPCNGDSDHDPDLGYLNLTISAASQFEIAKWKAYDDSLDNFCQCDDKDAEAEYVDLSLNPERYTGYKGPSAHRIWRSIYQENCFRPKSNPYESFPYVLSSDLGNMCLEERVFYRAVSGLHASINIHLCSKYLLSEKKLGFAAPPDGEWGPNLEEFQRRFDPSQTHGEGPNWLKNLYFVYLLEMRALAKAGPYLEREDYFTGNPVEDEETRGAIRNMLGVIYSFPDHFNESLMFNGSQAARLKADFRQHFLNISRIMDCVGCDKCKLWGKLQTQGLGTALKILFSGRWDGENEPERGTLTLRHKSQKRLQRTEIVALFNAFARLSNSIRELENFRIMLRSHDAKMTIEYIRRP; this is translated from the exons atggatCGAAAAAATTTGTGcgttgtgtttattatttttgctgTAGCGATAGTTCAAGCGGTGGGTTTCGACACGGAACTATTTGAAACGATTCCTTGTGATAGCAATGCATGTTTTGACTCGCTTCATGGAGCTCTCGGAGATTGTTCATGTAACGTCGACACGAttgattatttcaataacgtGAAAATATTCCCTCGCATCCAGAGCCTGGTAAGCAAAGACTACTTTCGATTTTACAaagttaatttgaaaaaagatTGTCCATTTTGGGCTGACGACAGCAGATGTGCTATGAAGTACTGTCACATCAAGACTTGTTCAAAAGAAAGTGTGCCAGGATTTGATGGATATGAGAATGAATATTTGGAAGAATCACCTGTGTTGAAGTACACTCAAGGGGCTCAGTCGCCGTGCAACGGGGACTCAGACCATGACCCAGACCTgggatatttaaatttaactataaGTGCTGCAAGTCAATTTGAAATTGCTAAGTGGAAAGCCTATGATGATTCCCTTGACAATTTCTGTCAGTGTGATGATAAAGATGCGGAAGCAGAGTATGTGGATCTATCACTAAACCCTGAGAGGTACACGGGCTACAAAGGACCATCTGCTCATCGTATATGGAGAAGCATTTATCAAGAAAACTGTTTCCGTCCAAAATCTAATCCATATGAATCTTTCCCATATGTCTTAAGTTCAGATTTGGGTAACATGTGTTTGGAAGAGAGAGTGTTTTATAGAGCTGTGTCTGGGCTGCACGCTAGCATTAATATCCACTTGTGTTCAAAGTATTTGCTGTCAGAAAAGAAACTTGGATTTGCTGCACCACCTGATGGTGAATGGGGTCCGAATCTAGAGGAATTTCAGCGCCGATTTGATCCATCTCAGACCCATGGCGAAGGGCCTAACTGGCTAAAGAACTTATACTTTGTATATCTATTGGAAATGAGAGCACTAGCCAAAGCAGGTCCATATTTGGAGCGTGAAGACTATTTCACCGGCAATCCAGTGGAAGATGAAGAAACAAGAGGTGCTATCAGAAATATGCTGGGAGTTATATATTCCTTCCCTGACCATTTCAATGAGTCACTGATGTTCAATGGGAGTCAAGCTGCCAGACTTAAGGCAGACTTTAGACAGCACTTCTTAAATATTTCCAGAATAATGGATTGTGTTGGTTGCGATAAGTGCAAGCTATGGGGGAAACTGCAAACGCAGGGGTTGGGAACGGCGTTGAAGATCCTTTTTTCAGGGCGTTGGGACGGTGAAAATGAGCCGGAGCGTGGGACTTTGACCCTGAGACATAAGTCACAGAAGCGTCTGCAGAGAACCGAAATTGTGGCGCTGTTTAATGCATTTGCGAGACTGTCAAATAGTATCAGAGAGCTGGAGAATTTCAGGATCATGTTGAG ATCACACGACGCAAAAATGACTATAGAATATATCAGAAGACCATAG
- the LOC119835355 gene encoding CD63 antigen-like isoform X2, whose amino-acid sequence MGCGTSFAKYVLFFFNLVVAIFGIAVIGIGVAVLLNWAPIKDELQGHLTVAPWVFIIIGAIMFIIAFFGCCGAIRESHCMVVTYAIFLLVVIIMQVVLGVLMFTFADSLKEGLVKSVNTVFDKRATDPAANTVFDNIQTQLECCGKYSAADYGLVLPNSCCSRLSAIGKALRDTCTIADANTTGCGPKVADLYEKWNKTIAGVAIGVACVEVVGALFALCLANSIRNMDRRYA is encoded by the exons ATCTTCGGAATAGCCGTGATCGGTATCGGAGTAGCTGTGCTCCTAAACTGGGCGCCAATCAAGGATGAGCTGCAAGGCCACCTCACCGTCGCCCCCTGGGTGTTCATCATCATTGGAGCCATCATGTTCATCATTGCTTTCTTCGGATGCTGCGGAGCGATACGGGAGAGCCACTGCATGGTTGTTACG TACGCAATCTTCCTGCTAGTCGTGATCATAATGCAAGTGGTGCTGGGAGTCCTGATGTTCACGTTCGCGGACAGTCTGAAGGAGGGCCTGGTGAAATCTGTGAACACAGTGTTCGACAAGCGAGCTACCGACCCAGCAGCCAACACCGTTTTCGACAATATTCAGACTCAG CTGGAATGCTGCGGCAAGTACAGCGCCGCTGACTACGGTCTAGTCCTGCCTAACTCCTGCTGCTCCCGGCTCAGTGCGATCGGTAAAGCGTTGCGCGACACCTGCACTATCGCAGACGCTAACACCACCGGCTGCGGCCCCAAGGTCGCAGACCTATATGAGAAGTGGAATAAGACTATCGCTGGAGTGGCTATTGGGGTGGCTTGTGTTGAG GTGGTCGGAGCACTGTTCGCGCTGTGCCTCGCGAACTCCATCAGGAACATGGACAGAAG GTACGCGTAA
- the LOC119835355 gene encoding CD63 antigen-like isoform X1 — MGCGTSFAKYVLFFFNLVVAIFGIAVIGIGVAVLLNWAPIKDELQGHLTVAPWVFIIIGAIMFIIAFFGCCGAIRESHCMVVTYAIFLLVVIIMQVVLGVLMFTFADSLKEGLVKSVNTVFDKRATDPAANTVFDNIQTQLECCGKYSAADYGLVLPNSCCSRLSAIGKALRDTCTIADANTTGCGPKVADLYEKWNKTIAGVAIGVACVEVVGALFALCLANSIRNMDRRSLGY, encoded by the exons ATCTTCGGAATAGCCGTGATCGGTATCGGAGTAGCTGTGCTCCTAAACTGGGCGCCAATCAAGGATGAGCTGCAAGGCCACCTCACCGTCGCCCCCTGGGTGTTCATCATCATTGGAGCCATCATGTTCATCATTGCTTTCTTCGGATGCTGCGGAGCGATACGGGAGAGCCACTGCATGGTTGTTACG TACGCAATCTTCCTGCTAGTCGTGATCATAATGCAAGTGGTGCTGGGAGTCCTGATGTTCACGTTCGCGGACAGTCTGAAGGAGGGCCTGGTGAAATCTGTGAACACAGTGTTCGACAAGCGAGCTACCGACCCAGCAGCCAACACCGTTTTCGACAATATTCAGACTCAG CTGGAATGCTGCGGCAAGTACAGCGCCGCTGACTACGGTCTAGTCCTGCCTAACTCCTGCTGCTCCCGGCTCAGTGCGATCGGTAAAGCGTTGCGCGACACCTGCACTATCGCAGACGCTAACACCACCGGCTGCGGCCCCAAGGTCGCAGACCTATATGAGAAGTGGAATAAGACTATCGCTGGAGTGGCTATTGGGGTGGCTTGTGTTGAG GTGGTCGGAGCACTGTTCGCGCTGTGCCTCGCGAACTCCATCAGGAACATGGACAGAAGGTCTTTAGGCTACTAA